A window from Thalassophryne amazonica chromosome 15, fThaAma1.1, whole genome shotgun sequence encodes these proteins:
- the LOC117526755 gene encoding SNW domain-containing protein 1-like isoform X1 gives MSLSSFLPMPTQLSQDQLEAGERLQAQMSHCTSLVLSRRDPPPYGHRQGWVPRSLEDFGDGGAFPEIHVAQFPLEMGRKKRTSNALAVQVDAEGKIKYDAIARQGQSKDKVIFSKYTDLLPKEVMNDEAPELQRPEEDAVRELTEKTRVALNKQVTQKIAAAMPVRAADKQAPAQYIRYTPSQQGMAFNSGAKQRVIRMVEMQKDPMEPPRFKINKKIPRGPPSPPAPVMHSPNRKMTVKEQQEWKIPPCISNWKNAKGYTIPLDKRLAADGRGLQTVHINENFAKLAEALYIADRKAREAVEMRAQVEKKMAQKEKEKKEEKLRELAQMARDRRAGIKCHSDKAGGEDGEARERDEIRQDRRKERQHDRNISRAAPDKRSKLQRDQDRDVSELIALGLPNPQSSNEAQYDQRLFNQSKGMDSGFAGGEDETYNVYDQPFNSGRDMAQNIYRPSKNLNKDAYADDFDALTRDTRFVPDKGFSGVEHGQRREGPVQFEEDPFGLDKFLEEAKQHGGSKRPSASSRSKEDYHGKKRRKE, from the exons atgtctTTATCGAG TTTTCTACCTATGCCGACCCAGTTGTCCCAGGACCAGCTGGAGGCTGGCGAGCGGCTCCAAGCCCAGATGTCCCACTGCACCTCCTTGGTTTTGTCCCGTAGAGATCCTCCTCCTTATGGGCACAGACAGGGCTGGGTCCCTCGCTCCCTGGAG GATTTTGGAGATGGAGGAGCATTCCCAGAAATCCATGTGGCGCAGTTTCCTCTGGAGATGGGGAGGAAGAAAAGGACATCCAATGCTCTGGCTGTCCAGGTGGACGCAGAAGGCAAAATTAAATATGATGCTATAGCCAGACAAGGACAGAGCAAGGATAAG GTCATCTTCAGTAAGTACACAGATCTGCTGCCAAAAGAAGTGATGAATGATGAAGCTCCTGAGCTCCAGAGGCCAGAAGAGGACGCTGTCAGAGAG CTGACAGAGAAGACCCGGGTTGCTCTAAACAAACAGGTGACTCAGAAGATCGCAGCAGCCATGCCCGTGAGGGCTGCGGACAAACAGGCCCCTGCACAGTACATTAG GTACACGCCATCCCAACAAGGAATGGCCTTTAATTCCGGGGCCAAGCAACGGGTGATCCGTATGGTAGAAATGCAGAAAGACCCCATGGAACCACCACGTTTTAA AATCAACAAGAAGATCCCACGAGGGCCTCCATCTCCTCCTGCTCCTGTCATGCATTCTCCAAACAGAAAG ATGACTGTGAAGGAGCAGCAGGAGTGGAAGATTCCTCCTTGTATTTCCAACTGGAAGAATGCTAAA GGCTACACCATCCCATTGGACAAACGTCTAGCTGCTGATGGCAGGGGGCTGCAGACAGTCCACATTAATGAAAACTTTGCCAAACTGGCCGAGGCACTGTACATCGCAGATAGAAAG GCCAGAGAAGCAGTGGAGATGAGAGCTCAAGTGGAGAAGAAGATGGCCCAGAAGGAGAAGGAAAAGAAGGAGGAGAAGTTGAGGGAGCTGGCCCAAATGGCCCGAGACCGCAGGGCCGGCATCAAATGTCACAGCGACAAAG CAGGTGGCGAGGATGGTGAAGCCAGGGAGCGTGACGAGATCCGCCAAGACCGAAGGAAAGAGAGGCAGCATGACAGGAACATTAGCAGGGCTGCTCCCGATAAGAG gtcaaagctgcagagagaCCAGGACAGGGACGTCAGCGAACTTATCGCTCTGGGATTGCCAAACCCTCAGAGCTCCAATGAGGCCCAGTATGACCAGCGACTCTTCAATCAGAGCAAG GGGATGGACAGCGGTTTTGCTGGAGGTGAGGATGAGACGTACAACGTGTACGACCAGCCCTTCAACAGTGGCAGAGACATGGCCCAAAATATCTATCGTCCAAGCAAGAATCTGAACAAGGATGCCTATGCAGACGACTTCGATGCACTCACGCGTGACACAAG ATTTGTTCCAGACAAAGGTTTTTCTGGTGTGGAACATGGGCAGAGGCGGGAGGGACCTGTGCAGTTTGAGGAGGATCCTTTTGGTCTTGATAAATTCTTGGAGGAGGCAAAGCAACATGGTGGCTCTAAGAGGCCGTCAGCCAGCAGCCGCTCCAAGGAGGATTACCACGGCAAAAAACGCAGGAAGGAGTGA
- the LOC117526755 gene encoding SNW domain-containing protein 1-like isoform X2 — protein sequence MSLSSFLPMPTQLSQDQLEAGERLQAQMSHCTSLVLSRRDPPPYGHRQGWVPRSLEDFGDGGAFPEIHVAQFPLEMGRKKRTSNALAVQVDAEGKIKYDAIARQGQSKDKVIFSKYTDLLPKEVMNDEAPELQRPEEDAVRELTEKTRVALNKQVTQKIAAAMPVRAADKQAPAQYIRYTPSQQGMAFNSGAKQRVIRMVEMQKDPMEPPRFKINKKIPRGPPSPPAPVMHSPNRKMTVKEQQEWKIPPCISNWKNAKGYTIPLDKRLAADGRGLQTVHINENFAKLAEALYIADRKAREAVEMRAQVEKKMAQKEKEKKEEKLRELAQMARDRRAGIKCHSDKGGEDGEARERDEIRQDRRKERQHDRNISRAAPDKRSKLQRDQDRDVSELIALGLPNPQSSNEAQYDQRLFNQSKGMDSGFAGGEDETYNVYDQPFNSGRDMAQNIYRPSKNLNKDAYADDFDALTRDTRFVPDKGFSGVEHGQRREGPVQFEEDPFGLDKFLEEAKQHGGSKRPSASSRSKEDYHGKKRRKE from the exons atgtctTTATCGAG TTTTCTACCTATGCCGACCCAGTTGTCCCAGGACCAGCTGGAGGCTGGCGAGCGGCTCCAAGCCCAGATGTCCCACTGCACCTCCTTGGTTTTGTCCCGTAGAGATCCTCCTCCTTATGGGCACAGACAGGGCTGGGTCCCTCGCTCCCTGGAG GATTTTGGAGATGGAGGAGCATTCCCAGAAATCCATGTGGCGCAGTTTCCTCTGGAGATGGGGAGGAAGAAAAGGACATCCAATGCTCTGGCTGTCCAGGTGGACGCAGAAGGCAAAATTAAATATGATGCTATAGCCAGACAAGGACAGAGCAAGGATAAG GTCATCTTCAGTAAGTACACAGATCTGCTGCCAAAAGAAGTGATGAATGATGAAGCTCCTGAGCTCCAGAGGCCAGAAGAGGACGCTGTCAGAGAG CTGACAGAGAAGACCCGGGTTGCTCTAAACAAACAGGTGACTCAGAAGATCGCAGCAGCCATGCCCGTGAGGGCTGCGGACAAACAGGCCCCTGCACAGTACATTAG GTACACGCCATCCCAACAAGGAATGGCCTTTAATTCCGGGGCCAAGCAACGGGTGATCCGTATGGTAGAAATGCAGAAAGACCCCATGGAACCACCACGTTTTAA AATCAACAAGAAGATCCCACGAGGGCCTCCATCTCCTCCTGCTCCTGTCATGCATTCTCCAAACAGAAAG ATGACTGTGAAGGAGCAGCAGGAGTGGAAGATTCCTCCTTGTATTTCCAACTGGAAGAATGCTAAA GGCTACACCATCCCATTGGACAAACGTCTAGCTGCTGATGGCAGGGGGCTGCAGACAGTCCACATTAATGAAAACTTTGCCAAACTGGCCGAGGCACTGTACATCGCAGATAGAAAG GCCAGAGAAGCAGTGGAGATGAGAGCTCAAGTGGAGAAGAAGATGGCCCAGAAGGAGAAGGAAAAGAAGGAGGAGAAGTTGAGGGAGCTGGCCCAAATGGCCCGAGACCGCAGGGCCGGCATCAAATGTCACAGCGACAAAG GTGGCGAGGATGGTGAAGCCAGGGAGCGTGACGAGATCCGCCAAGACCGAAGGAAAGAGAGGCAGCATGACAGGAACATTAGCAGGGCTGCTCCCGATAAGAG gtcaaagctgcagagagaCCAGGACAGGGACGTCAGCGAACTTATCGCTCTGGGATTGCCAAACCCTCAGAGCTCCAATGAGGCCCAGTATGACCAGCGACTCTTCAATCAGAGCAAG GGGATGGACAGCGGTTTTGCTGGAGGTGAGGATGAGACGTACAACGTGTACGACCAGCCCTTCAACAGTGGCAGAGACATGGCCCAAAATATCTATCGTCCAAGCAAGAATCTGAACAAGGATGCCTATGCAGACGACTTCGATGCACTCACGCGTGACACAAG ATTTGTTCCAGACAAAGGTTTTTCTGGTGTGGAACATGGGCAGAGGCGGGAGGGACCTGTGCAGTTTGAGGAGGATCCTTTTGGTCTTGATAAATTCTTGGAGGAGGCAAAGCAACATGGTGGCTCTAAGAGGCCGTCAGCCAGCAGCCGCTCCAAGGAGGATTACCACGGCAAAAAACGCAGGAAGGAGTGA